The proteins below come from a single Rhodococcus sp. WMMA185 genomic window:
- a CDS encoding dolichyl-phosphate-mannose--protein mannosyltransferase, whose amino-acid sequence MWTDERPAPSGRQRQVISPAPLVPPPDFGPVDRARGWVVTLFVTAIAAITRFTMLGYPTDAGTPVFDEKHYAPQAWQVLTGGGWIEDNPGYGLVVHPPIGKQLIAIGEAIFGYNGWGWRFASAVAGTIMILLVIRIVRRLTRSTLIGALAGILLIADGVTFVSSRLGMLDIFLAVFVVAALGCLVVDRDQVRERTARVYAEGRIGDTDWGPRLGVRWWRFGAGIMLGLACGTKWSGVYFIVFFGLLSVAFDVSARRAYGVRRPWFGAALRDIGPALYALVVVPLFIYLASYWPWFASETGVDRYAVGNQIGTGGAWSFVPGALRSLWYYSGNVLSFHEGLTNSAGNHHPWESKPWTWPMGLRPMLYYFAEGEQVTGCSAPSCVKAIMLVGTPAMWWLALPMLAWALWKALVRKDWRYATVLTGYGAGFLPWLITLDRQMYYFYAVPMAPFMVMGFALVLGDMLGSAKASYERRGTGLLAVCLYVGLVVANFVWLWPILTALPITPETWQHQLWLPSWR is encoded by the coding sequence ATGTGGACGGACGAGCGACCAGCGCCCTCCGGACGACAGCGGCAGGTGATCAGCCCCGCTCCGTTGGTACCGCCCCCCGACTTCGGTCCCGTCGACCGCGCCCGAGGATGGGTGGTGACGCTGTTCGTCACCGCGATCGCGGCGATCACCCGGTTCACGATGCTCGGCTACCCCACCGACGCGGGTACCCCCGTGTTCGACGAGAAGCACTACGCGCCACAGGCTTGGCAGGTACTGACCGGGGGCGGTTGGATCGAGGACAACCCCGGCTACGGCCTGGTGGTGCACCCACCGATCGGCAAGCAACTGATCGCGATCGGTGAGGCGATCTTCGGCTACAACGGCTGGGGTTGGCGGTTCGCGTCCGCCGTTGCGGGAACGATCATGATCCTGCTGGTGATCCGCATAGTCCGGCGCCTCACCCGGTCCACCCTGATCGGCGCACTCGCGGGAATCCTGCTGATCGCGGATGGTGTGACCTTCGTCTCCTCGCGGTTGGGCATGCTCGACATCTTCCTGGCGGTGTTCGTAGTTGCCGCTCTGGGCTGCCTCGTCGTCGACCGCGACCAGGTGCGAGAACGCACGGCCCGCGTATACGCCGAAGGACGAATCGGCGACACGGATTGGGGACCACGGCTGGGTGTGCGATGGTGGCGTTTCGGCGCCGGCATCATGCTCGGCCTGGCGTGTGGCACCAAATGGTCCGGCGTGTATTTCATCGTGTTCTTCGGGCTGCTCAGCGTGGCGTTCGATGTGTCCGCCCGCCGTGCGTACGGGGTGCGGCGTCCGTGGTTCGGTGCCGCGCTCCGCGATATCGGGCCGGCGTTGTACGCGTTGGTCGTCGTTCCCCTGTTCATCTATCTCGCAAGCTACTGGCCGTGGTTCGCCAGCGAGACCGGCGTCGACCGGTACGCGGTGGGCAATCAGATCGGGACAGGCGGCGCCTGGTCGTTCGTGCCCGGAGCGCTGCGATCGCTGTGGTACTACAGCGGTAATGTCCTCTCGTTTCACGAGGGGCTCACCAACTCCGCCGGCAACCATCACCCGTGGGAGTCCAAGCCCTGGACGTGGCCGATGGGCCTGCGCCCGATGCTGTACTACTTCGCCGAGGGTGAGCAGGTCACCGGATGTAGTGCGCCCAGCTGCGTCAAGGCGATCATGCTCGTGGGGACGCCCGCCATGTGGTGGCTGGCGCTGCCGATGCTCGCATGGGCGCTGTGGAAGGCGTTGGTGCGCAAGGATTGGCGCTACGCCACCGTCCTCACCGGATACGGCGCCGGGTTCCTCCCTTGGCTGATCACCCTGGACCGTCAGATGTACTACTTCTATGCGGTACCGATGGCGCCGTTCATGGTGATGGGCTTCGCCTTGGTCCTCGGCGACATGCTGGGCAGCGCGAAGGCGTCCTACGAGCGGCGCGGTACCGGACTGCTGGCGGTCTGTCTCTACGTGGGGCTCGTGGTGGCCAACTTCGTCTGGCTGTGGCCGATCCTCACGGCCCTTCCCATCACCCCGGAGACCTGGCAGCACCAACTGTGGCTGCCCAGTTGGCGCTGA
- the metG gene encoding methionine--tRNA ligase produces MTSADSTASRPPFYLTTAIAYPNGVPHIGHAYEYISADALARFKRLDGFDVFFLTGTDEHGLKMQQTAAKEGLDVRELATRNSDMFEAMDKALNISFDRFIRTTDADHEEASKAIWQKMLDNGDIYLDTYSGWYSVRDEAFYTEAETTLQEDGSRLSTETGTLVEWTEESTYFFRLSEYQDKLLSLYEENPDFIAPTTRRNEIVSFVKGGLKDLSISRTTFDWGVPVPGHPEHVMYVWVDALTNYLTGAGYPNTDSEQFGKFWPANLHIIGKDITRFHTVYWPAFLMSAGIELPERVFVHGFLYNRGEKMSKSVGNVIDPVAMVEQYGLDAVRFFLLREISYGQDGSYSHEAIVTRINADLANELGNLAQRSLSMVAKNCDARVPSPAELTEDDTALLAQADALLARVRAEFDVQALHLGLEAIWSVLGETNRYFSKQEPWVLRKTDPERMATVLYVTLEVVRIVGILVQPVMPDAAAKILDLLGQDAEARQFSDLRTRIVAGTPLPAPSGVFPRYVDE; encoded by the coding sequence ATGACTTCTGCTGATTCCACCGCTTCGCGGCCACCCTTCTATCTGACGACGGCGATCGCGTACCCCAACGGCGTCCCGCACATCGGCCACGCCTACGAGTACATCTCGGCCGACGCCCTCGCACGGTTCAAGCGTCTGGACGGTTTCGACGTGTTCTTCCTGACCGGGACCGACGAGCACGGCCTGAAGATGCAACAGACCGCGGCCAAGGAAGGCCTCGACGTCCGGGAACTCGCCACGCGGAACTCCGACATGTTCGAGGCGATGGACAAGGCCTTGAACATCTCCTTCGACCGGTTCATCCGTACCACGGATGCCGATCACGAAGAAGCGAGCAAGGCGATCTGGCAGAAGATGCTCGACAACGGCGACATCTACCTAGACACCTACTCGGGCTGGTACTCGGTCCGCGACGAGGCCTTCTACACCGAGGCCGAGACCACGCTGCAGGAAGACGGCTCACGCCTGTCCACCGAGACGGGCACGCTGGTCGAGTGGACCGAGGAATCCACCTACTTCTTCAGGCTGTCCGAATACCAGGACAAGCTGCTGAGCTTGTACGAGGAGAACCCGGATTTCATCGCGCCCACCACTCGGCGCAACGAGATCGTCAGCTTCGTCAAGGGCGGCCTCAAAGACTTGTCGATCTCGCGCACAACCTTCGATTGGGGCGTCCCGGTCCCCGGACACCCCGAACACGTCATGTACGTGTGGGTCGATGCGCTCACCAACTACCTCACCGGTGCCGGCTACCCGAACACCGATTCCGAACAGTTCGGCAAGTTCTGGCCCGCGAACCTACACATCATCGGCAAGGACATCACCCGGTTCCACACCGTGTACTGGCCCGCGTTCCTGATGTCGGCGGGAATCGAGCTGCCCGAACGGGTCTTCGTGCACGGATTCCTCTACAACAGGGGCGAGAAGATGTCGAAGTCGGTCGGCAACGTCATCGACCCCGTCGCGATGGTGGAACAGTACGGACTCGATGCCGTCCGCTTCTTCCTGCTCCGCGAGATCTCCTACGGCCAGGACGGCAGCTACAGCCACGAGGCCATCGTCACGCGCATCAACGCCGACCTCGCCAACGAACTCGGCAACCTCGCGCAGCGCTCGCTGTCGATGGTGGCGAAGAACTGCGACGCCCGCGTTCCGAGCCCCGCAGAACTCACCGAGGACGACACCGCGCTGCTGGCACAGGCCGATGCGTTGCTGGCCCGGGTTCGCGCCGAGTTCGACGTCCAAGCGCTGCATCTCGGGCTGGAAGCGATCTGGTCGGTCCTCGGCGAGACGAACCGGTACTTCTCCAAGCAGGAACCCTGGGTACTGCGGAAGACCGACCCCGAGCGGATGGCGACGGTACTGTACGTGACGCTCGAAGTGGTGCGAATCGTCGGCATCCTGGTGCAGCCGGTGATGCCGGACGCAGCCGCGAAGATCCTCGATCTCCTGGGCCAGGATGCCGAGGCGCGCCAGTTCAGCGACCTGCGCACTCGCATCGTCGCGGGAACCCCGCTACCTGCACCGTCGGGCGTGTTCCCTCGCTACGTGGACGAGTGA
- a CDS encoding SDR family oxidoreductase, with product MTGELDGRVVAVTGGGRGIGREIARQLLAAGARVAIGDIDGDVARGTADEFGERASGFDLDVTSTPSFEAFLSAVEAQWGPLDVLVNNAGVMWVGPFDEEPESAITRQLAVNLHGVIRGVRLVAPGMRSRRRGHIVTIASAASRLSPPGESTYAATKHAVLGYLTGVRAELRGSGVHLSVIMPAVVDTELAAGTATGAAKLLEPGDVARAVVAVLHKPRFEVTIPSYIGPLTRLVTAFPQFVRDAVMRKMVPDQVSATDKSARAAYESRSVADENDTGPA from the coding sequence GTGACGGGTGAACTGGACGGACGCGTGGTCGCGGTAACCGGGGGTGGGCGTGGAATCGGTCGTGAGATCGCCAGACAACTCCTCGCGGCAGGCGCCCGGGTCGCGATCGGCGACATCGACGGTGACGTGGCCCGCGGCACAGCCGACGAGTTCGGCGAGCGAGCGTCCGGATTCGACCTCGACGTCACCAGCACACCGTCCTTCGAGGCCTTCCTTTCTGCGGTAGAGGCGCAATGGGGGCCCCTCGACGTGCTGGTGAACAACGCAGGTGTGATGTGGGTCGGGCCGTTCGACGAGGAACCGGAGTCCGCGATCACCCGACAGCTCGCGGTCAACCTGCACGGCGTGATCCGCGGTGTGCGGCTGGTGGCGCCGGGGATGCGTAGCCGCCGACGCGGTCACATCGTCACGATTGCGTCGGCGGCCTCCAGGTTGTCCCCGCCCGGCGAGTCGACCTACGCCGCCACCAAGCACGCGGTACTCGGCTACCTCACCGGCGTTCGCGCCGAGTTACGCGGCAGCGGCGTGCACCTTTCGGTGATCATGCCTGCGGTGGTCGACACCGAGCTCGCGGCGGGAACGGCGACCGGTGCCGCGAAGCTCCTCGAGCCCGGGGATGTCGCGAGGGCTGTGGTCGCCGTCCTGCACAAGCCCCGGTTCGAGGTCACCATCCCGTCCTACATCGGTCCACTCACCCGGCTGGTGACCGCCTTTCCGCAGTTCGTACGCGATGCGGTGATGCGCAAGATGGTGCCGGACCAGGTGTCGGCCACAGACAAGTCGGCCCGCGCGGCGTACGAGTCGCGTTCGGTGGCGGACGAGAACGACACCGGACCCGCGTAG
- a CDS encoding DoxX family protein has product MGSPLFRDLALLIARIGLGVVFIAHGWQKFFDNGVQATQDGFAAMGVPLPEVSAVAAAAIELVGGAALLVGVLTPIAGILLFLVMLGAMMLVHVENGVFVTDGGYELVVALGVGSLLIAAIGAGRISIDGLLGKGAGWIKTAA; this is encoded by the coding sequence ATGGGTTCCCCACTCTTTCGCGATCTTGCTCTTCTGATTGCGCGCATCGGACTCGGAGTGGTCTTCATCGCGCACGGCTGGCAGAAATTCTTCGACAACGGAGTGCAAGCCACACAGGACGGGTTCGCTGCGATGGGTGTGCCACTACCTGAGGTCTCGGCCGTCGCTGCGGCCGCAATCGAACTCGTGGGTGGAGCTGCGCTTCTGGTGGGTGTACTCACGCCGATCGCAGGGATTCTGCTGTTTCTCGTAATGCTCGGCGCGATGATGCTGGTCCACGTGGAAAACGGTGTTTTCGTCACGGACGGCGGATACGAACTCGTCGTCGCGCTCGGCGTCGGATCGTTACTCATCGCCGCCATCGGTGCCGGGCGGATCAGTATCGACGGCCTTCTCGGGAAGGGCGCCGGGTGGATCAAAACCGCAGCGTAA
- the rsmI gene encoding 16S rRNA (cytidine(1402)-2'-O)-methyltransferase, whose protein sequence is MTGRLVLAATPMGDVGDASPRLRAALETADVVAAEDTRRTKALAHALEVTISGKVVSFYDQVELARLPALVADVASGKTVLLVTDAGMPSVSDPGYRLVSACAADNLAVTCLPGPSAVTTALALSGLPVERFCFDGFPPRKQGQRRAWLQALKTEPRACVFFEAPHRLSECLNDAVEVLGGTRRAAVCRELTKTYEEVRRGTLAEVAAWAEEGVRGEITVVLEGATPVVSDPADLVDEVERLVDEGTRLKDACALVATTGVSKRELYETVLASRKGRS, encoded by the coding sequence ATGACTGGTCGCCTCGTGCTCGCTGCAACACCGATGGGGGACGTGGGTGACGCCTCCCCGAGGCTGCGCGCGGCGCTGGAAACAGCCGATGTCGTCGCCGCCGAAGACACCCGCCGTACCAAGGCTCTGGCCCATGCACTCGAGGTCACCATCTCCGGGAAGGTGGTCAGTTTCTACGATCAGGTCGAGCTCGCCAGGCTGCCTGCGCTCGTCGCCGATGTGGCATCGGGCAAGACGGTGCTCCTCGTCACCGACGCCGGTATGCCCTCGGTCAGCGACCCCGGTTATCGCCTCGTGTCCGCTTGTGCCGCCGACAATCTGGCGGTGACGTGTCTCCCCGGTCCTTCGGCGGTGACGACGGCGCTCGCCTTGTCCGGGCTGCCGGTCGAGCGGTTCTGTTTCGATGGCTTCCCGCCCCGGAAGCAGGGGCAGCGCAGGGCGTGGTTGCAGGCGCTGAAGACCGAACCGCGGGCCTGCGTGTTCTTCGAGGCCCCGCATCGACTCTCCGAGTGCCTGAACGACGCCGTGGAGGTACTCGGCGGCACCCGACGCGCCGCAGTCTGCCGTGAGCTGACCAAGACCTACGAAGAAGTCCGCCGCGGCACCTTAGCCGAGGTCGCCGCCTGGGCCGAGGAAGGTGTCCGTGGCGAGATCACGGTGGTACTCGAGGGTGCCACCCCGGTGGTGTCGGATCCGGCGGACCTCGTCGACGAGGTGGAACGCCTCGTCGACGAGGGAACGCGGCTCAAGGACGCCTGCGCGCTCGTCGCCACCACCGGCGTGTCGAAGCGAGAACTCTACGAAACCGTGCTGGCGTCCCGAAAAGGTCGGTCTTGA
- a CDS encoding TatD family hydrolase translates to MSKDRPAPQPPQPLSPLVDAHTHLDACGASDAMSVKAMVDRASAVGVERVVTVADDLEAARFAVDAANWDPRVYAAVAIHPTRANVLDDATKTEIERLAGDRRVVAVGETGLDFYWPGKLDGCATVAEQTAGFRWHIDLAKRLGKTLMIHNREADQALLQVLREEGAPEMVVFHCFSSGVEMARACIDAGYVLSFSGTVSFKNAKALREAASLVPTGQLIVETDAPFLTPHPFRGAPNEPYCLPYTVRALADIRGEDPEELARASTATAERVYGLPAR, encoded by the coding sequence ATGAGCAAAGACCGCCCCGCCCCGCAGCCACCGCAGCCGCTCTCGCCCCTCGTCGACGCGCACACCCATCTCGATGCGTGCGGGGCATCCGATGCGATGAGCGTCAAGGCCATGGTCGACCGGGCATCGGCCGTCGGGGTCGAGAGGGTGGTCACGGTCGCCGATGACCTCGAGGCCGCGCGCTTCGCCGTCGACGCCGCGAACTGGGATCCGAGGGTGTACGCCGCGGTTGCCATCCACCCGACGAGGGCGAACGTGCTCGACGACGCCACGAAAACGGAGATCGAGCGACTTGCCGGCGATCGGCGGGTGGTAGCGGTCGGGGAGACCGGACTGGATTTCTACTGGCCGGGCAAGCTCGACGGCTGCGCTACGGTCGCGGAGCAGACGGCGGGTTTTCGCTGGCACATCGATTTGGCGAAGCGCCTCGGTAAGACGCTGATGATCCACAACCGCGAGGCCGATCAGGCTCTGCTGCAGGTGCTACGCGAAGAGGGAGCGCCCGAGATGGTGGTCTTCCATTGCTTCTCGTCGGGTGTCGAGATGGCACGCGCGTGCATCGATGCCGGGTACGTCCTCAGCTTCTCGGGGACCGTGAGTTTCAAGAACGCCAAGGCACTGCGGGAAGCGGCTTCATTGGTGCCCACTGGTCAGCTGATCGTCGAAACGGACGCGCCCTTCCTCACACCGCACCCCTTCCGGGGCGCACCCAACGAGCCCTATTGCCTGCCGTACACGGTCCGCGCACTGGCCGATATCCGCGGCGAGGACCCGGAGGAGCTGGCCCGAGCATCCACAGCCACCGCAGAGCGCGTCTACGGTCTCCCGGCCCGATAG
- a CDS encoding NAD(P)H-binding protein yields MAEQASATGRRIVIAGGHGKIARELIKLLGASGDRAVALIRNPDHEEDVAVLGAEPFLLDLEAATVDDVAQALVGADAVVFAAGAGPGSGVGRKDTVDRAAAVLLADAAEATGVRRFVQVSSFGAGEPIAEGTDDVFAAYLVAKTAAEEDLRVRTQLDWTILRPGGLLNDEPSGHVALTEPPLERGTVARSDVAAVIAAVLDAPNTVAKILMLTSGPTPIAEAVAAV; encoded by the coding sequence ATGGCCGAACAAGCGAGTGCCACGGGGCGCCGCATCGTCATCGCGGGAGGACACGGGAAGATCGCCCGCGAACTGATCAAACTACTGGGCGCCTCCGGTGACCGAGCTGTGGCGTTGATCCGCAATCCGGATCACGAAGAGGATGTCGCCGTACTGGGCGCGGAACCGTTCCTGTTGGACCTCGAGGCGGCAACTGTCGACGACGTGGCACAGGCGCTCGTCGGTGCGGATGCTGTGGTGTTTGCCGCAGGCGCCGGACCCGGCAGTGGTGTCGGACGGAAGGACACTGTCGACCGGGCAGCCGCGGTACTGCTCGCCGACGCCGCCGAGGCCACAGGTGTGCGTCGCTTCGTCCAGGTCAGTTCTTTCGGTGCGGGGGAACCGATCGCCGAGGGAACCGACGACGTGTTCGCCGCATACCTTGTCGCGAAGACGGCGGCGGAGGAGGATCTGCGGGTTCGCACGCAGCTCGACTGGACGATCCTGCGCCCGGGCGGGCTGCTCAACGATGAACCGTCGGGCCACGTCGCGCTCACCGAGCCACCGCTCGAGCGCGGTACCGTGGCGCGCTCCGATGTGGCCGCCGTGATCGCAGCTGTACTGGACGCTCCGAATACCGTGGCGAAGATTCTGATGCTCACGTCCGGTCCGACCCCGATCGCGGAAGCGGTAGCAGCTGTGTAG
- a CDS encoding BCCT family transporter: protein MAMNTDRLGREYESADEPLDGWAKRASRSTDHAVFSAAAVLVSAFVVWGLVAPDTLTTASSEALDWLVTDMGWLFVLSASAFVLFSLWLAFSKFGHIPLGKDGERPEFRTASWIAMMFAAGMGIGLMFFGVAEPVAHYVSPPPDTDGGIGTAMATTMFHWSLHPWAMYAVVGLAIAYGTYRKGRRQLFSSAFIPLLGRRAEGPLGKFIDVLAIFATLFGTAASLGLGALQIGSGFEVVGWMAQTGTFLLVVIVALLTLVFVASAVSGVARGIQWLSNINMVLAAILALFVFVLGPTVLILNLLPTTIGAYAADLAQMAARSGAAGGAETGDWLSSWTIFYWAWWISWTPFVGMFLARISRGRTIRQFVVGVIVVPSVVSLVWFAIFGGAGINDQQNGLDIAGQDTTEGQLFGMLEHLPLVGVSSVLVMVLVAIFFISGADAASMVMGTLSQRGALNPHRSVVIFWGVLTGGVAALILWTGGDAALSGLQTMTIIAAAPFVLVMIGLCFSLYKDLSGDPLIVEHRELRKAAVQRSQRSSSN from the coding sequence ATGGCAATGAATACTGATCGGCTGGGCAGAGAGTATGAGTCTGCCGACGAACCGCTCGACGGGTGGGCAAAACGGGCCAGTCGCAGCACAGACCATGCCGTCTTCTCTGCTGCTGCTGTGCTGGTCTCGGCCTTTGTTGTCTGGGGCCTGGTGGCGCCCGATACTCTCACAACTGCCTCGAGCGAAGCCCTCGACTGGCTGGTCACCGATATGGGTTGGCTGTTCGTACTGTCGGCGAGTGCGTTCGTTTTGTTCTCCCTGTGGTTGGCGTTCAGTAAGTTCGGGCATATTCCGCTCGGCAAGGATGGCGAACGACCCGAGTTCCGGACCGCCAGCTGGATCGCCATGATGTTCGCCGCAGGAATGGGTATCGGGCTGATGTTCTTCGGTGTCGCCGAACCGGTCGCGCACTACGTTTCGCCTCCTCCCGACACCGACGGTGGTATCGGAACTGCGATGGCCACAACCATGTTCCACTGGAGCCTGCACCCGTGGGCCATGTATGCAGTGGTGGGGCTGGCGATCGCTTACGGCACGTATCGCAAGGGCCGCAGGCAATTATTCAGTTCCGCGTTCATCCCGCTGCTCGGCCGCCGCGCGGAGGGTCCGCTCGGCAAATTCATCGACGTGCTCGCGATCTTCGCGACTCTGTTCGGCACCGCAGCCTCCCTCGGGCTCGGAGCACTGCAGATCGGGTCAGGATTCGAGGTCGTCGGTTGGATGGCGCAGACCGGAACCTTCCTGCTGGTCGTCATCGTCGCTCTTCTCACCCTGGTTTTCGTTGCGTCCGCGGTATCAGGTGTCGCGAGGGGCATCCAGTGGCTCTCCAACATCAACATGGTGCTCGCCGCCATCCTCGCGCTCTTCGTCTTCGTCCTCGGACCAACGGTGCTGATTCTCAACCTGCTGCCGACGACGATCGGCGCCTATGCTGCGGACCTCGCGCAGATGGCGGCGCGCAGCGGAGCCGCAGGCGGCGCCGAGACCGGTGACTGGCTCTCTTCCTGGACCATCTTCTACTGGGCGTGGTGGATCTCCTGGACCCCCTTCGTCGGTATGTTTCTGGCGCGCATCAGCCGAGGCCGGACCATCCGTCAGTTCGTGGTCGGCGTGATCGTGGTGCCGAGTGTGGTCAGCCTCGTCTGGTTCGCGATCTTCGGCGGTGCCGGTATCAATGATCAGCAGAACGGATTGGACATCGCCGGACAGGACACGACCGAGGGGCAGTTGTTCGGCATGCTCGAACACTTGCCGCTCGTCGGCGTCTCTTCGGTTCTGGTGATGGTGCTCGTCGCGATCTTCTTCATCTCGGGTGCCGACGCCGCCTCTATGGTGATGGGCACCCTGTCGCAACGCGGTGCTCTGAATCCACATCGCTCGGTGGTCATCTTCTGGGGTGTTCTCACCGGCGGGGTGGCCGCGCTGATCCTGTGGACCGGCGGCGACGCCGCGCTCTCCGGGCTCCAAACGATGACGATCATCGCCGCGGCGCCGTTCGTCCTCGTCATGATCGGTCTGTGCTTCTCGCTCTACAAGGACCTTTCCGGCGACCCGTTGATCGTCGAGCACAGAGAGCTGCGCAAAGCTGCGGTACAGCGTAGCCAGCGAAGTTCATCCAACTAG
- a CDS encoding DUF2786 domain-containing protein encodes MTPNRTYIRSAGGGFGTETGMFDDEVSPQAIDATRALVNALAGSYERGWQPADVLHLARRSNEPSDADLAASVVLREARLTRAEDRAPYDWVEQLRIIGEHHRAAASLADRASADGADLRALTAGLLFEDPYHSVYQITDLALAWSRLPDWTLLAPPPSAWPARRLPDGSATQPDGGEADAKVLNKIRGLLAKAEATDFTEEAEIFTAKAQELMTRYAISAALLHSREGAGYTSVHGRRIHLDNPYVKEKVHLLTAIGEANRVRTVWFSSLAIATTVGTPLDLQQVDMLFTSLLVQATRAMQFADANSRNGSHTTSFRKGFLAGFANRIGQRLRDADSKATVAAADEASMPVDDLLPILAGTSEAVDSEFERLFPRTRKARGRAVDANGWYAGQSAADDATLTAGGQSLQR; translated from the coding sequence ATGACGCCGAATAGAACATACATTCGATCCGCCGGGGGCGGGTTCGGGACCGAAACCGGGATGTTCGACGACGAAGTAAGTCCTCAGGCCATCGACGCGACGCGTGCTCTCGTCAATGCGCTAGCGGGTTCATATGAACGCGGATGGCAACCGGCCGATGTGCTGCACCTCGCACGGCGCTCGAACGAGCCGTCGGACGCGGATCTCGCAGCCTCTGTCGTGCTGAGGGAAGCAAGGCTCACGCGTGCAGAGGATCGGGCGCCGTATGACTGGGTCGAGCAGCTCCGCATCATCGGTGAGCACCACCGCGCCGCCGCAAGCCTCGCGGACCGGGCCTCCGCAGACGGCGCAGATCTGCGCGCCCTGACTGCGGGGCTGCTGTTCGAGGACCCCTACCACTCCGTATACCAGATCACCGACCTGGCGCTCGCCTGGAGTCGGCTTCCGGACTGGACTCTCCTGGCGCCACCGCCTTCTGCGTGGCCAGCGCGCCGGCTGCCGGATGGGTCGGCGACGCAACCGGATGGCGGGGAGGCTGACGCCAAGGTACTCAACAAGATTCGCGGCCTTCTCGCCAAGGCCGAGGCCACCGACTTCACCGAGGAAGCCGAGATCTTCACCGCGAAGGCGCAGGAACTGATGACGCGCTACGCGATCAGCGCGGCGCTGCTCCACTCTCGTGAGGGGGCCGGATATACGTCCGTGCACGGTAGACGTATCCATCTCGACAATCCCTACGTCAAGGAGAAGGTGCACCTACTCACGGCGATCGGTGAAGCCAATCGGGTGCGCACCGTATGGTTCAGCTCCCTCGCAATCGCCACCACGGTCGGGACGCCCCTCGACCTCCAGCAGGTCGACATGCTCTTCACATCCCTGCTCGTACAGGCCACTCGCGCAATGCAGTTCGCGGATGCCAACAGTCGGAACGGATCCCACACCACCTCGTTCCGGAAGGGCTTCCTCGCGGGTTTCGCCAACCGGATCGGCCAACGCCTGCGAGACGCCGACTCCAAGGCCACGGTTGCGGCGGCCGACGAGGCGTCCATGCCGGTCGACGACCTGCTGCCGATCCTGGCGGGCACGTCCGAGGCGGTCGATTCGGAGTTCGAGCGCCTGTTCCCGCGTACCCGCAAGGCACGCGGGAGGGCCGTCGATGCCAACGGCTGGTACGCCGGCCAGTCGGCCGCCGACGACGCCACGCTCACCGCCGGGGGGCAATCCCTGCAGCGCTAG
- a CDS encoding GntR family transcriptional regulator has protein sequence MRIDIDHHSSTAPFDQLRLQIIEQVRSGELIAGTKIPTVRALAVEVGLAPNTVAKAYRELGEQGVIETRGKHGTFIASGGDPVRSGAEKAATQYVRELRHLGVPDEEILDFVRSALRGAE, from the coding sequence GTGCGCATCGATATCGACCACCACTCGTCGACTGCCCCGTTCGACCAGTTGCGGTTGCAGATCATCGAACAGGTTCGTAGCGGGGAGTTGATCGCGGGAACCAAGATCCCTACCGTACGTGCGCTCGCCGTGGAGGTGGGACTTGCGCCGAACACGGTAGCCAAGGCGTACCGGGAACTCGGTGAGCAGGGGGTGATCGAAACCCGCGGCAAGCACGGTACGTTCATCGCCTCCGGCGGCGACCCCGTTCGCTCCGGGGCCGAGAAGGCCGCAACCCAGTATGTGCGGGAGCTACGACACCTGGGGGTTCCCGACGAGGAAATCCTCGATTTCGTTCGGTCCGCTCTCCGAGGTGCCGAGTGA